A stretch of the Alnus glutinosa chromosome 6, dhAlnGlut1.1, whole genome shotgun sequence genome encodes the following:
- the LOC133871264 gene encoding protein ORANGE, chloroplastic, whose translation MLCAGRVLAVSYPPNPPCPNGCHFWGSRFRHVNPNKLSSRWRSRASDPDSSSSSFAPSIDSDPTDKTAAGFCIIEGPETVQDFVKMELQEIQDNIRSRRNKIFLHMEEVRRLRIQQRIKNAELGIVKEEQESELPNFPSFIPFLPPLSSENLKLYYASCFSLIAGIILFGGLLAPALELKLGLGGTSYEDFILSMHLPMQLSQVDPIVASFSGGAVGVISALMVVEINNVKQQEHKRCKYCLGTGYLACARCSNTGSLVLIEPVSTVNGGDRPLSSPKTERCSNCSGSGKVMCPTCLCTGMAMASEHDPRIDPFD comes from the exons ATGCTCTGTGCGGGTCGAGTATTGGCGGTCTCGTACCCGCCAAACCCGCCGTGTCCCAACGGTTGCCATTTCTGGGGCTCGAGATTTCGTCATGTGAACCCTAATAAGCTAAGCTCGAGATGGCGATCGAGGGCCTCCGACCCCgactcctcttcttcttcttttgctcCCTCCATCGACTCCGATCCTACGGACAAAACCGCCGCCGG ATTCTGTATAATAGAAGGGCCTGAAACAGTGCAAGACTTTGTCAAAATGGAATTGCAAGAGATTCAGGATAACATTCGGAGTCGTCGGAACAAAATTTTTTTGCATATGGAAGAG GTTCGTAGGCTGAGAATACAGCAGAGGATTAAAAACGCAGAACTTGGAATTGTAAAGGAAGAGCAAGAGAGTGAACTTCCTAATTTTCCATCATTCATTCCATTCTTGCCTCCTttg AGTTCAGAAAACCTCAAGCTGTATTATGCCtcttgtttttctcttattgctgGGATTATCCTTTTTGGGGGCCTTCTAGCACCCGCT TTGGAGCTTAAGTTGGGACTAGGAGGCACATCATATGAAGATTTCATCCTGAGTATGCATTTACCAATGCAATTGAG TCAGGTTGATCCCATCGTGGCATCATTCTCCGGAGGAGCAGTTGGGGTGATCTCAGCATTGATGGTAGTTGAAATAAACAATGTAAAACAACAGGAGCATAAAAGATGCAAATATTGTCTTGGAACTG GATATCTCGCTTGTGCTCGCTGTTCAAACACTGGATCATTAGTTCTTATTGAACCGGTATCAACGGTCAATGGTGGAGATCGGCCTCTATCTTCACCTAAAACAGAAAGGTGTTCAAACTGCTCAGGATCTGGAAAG GTTATGTGCCCCACATGCCTTTGTACAGGAATGGCGATGGCTAGTGAACATGACCCTCGGATTGATCCCTTTGACTAG
- the LOC133870949 gene encoding uncharacterized protein LOC133870949, with protein MEALKASYGDAASDSDDPTPVNIRSPMPLPPPPLSLLNPPTSNPLGTLDRLQTGQASRVRSFPHVDGNYALHVYIPVYIPSIPKKELALFLKKISFLVPGLHVVDVDVPLNILCKDDLKLEQVALGREFHISLGRTVPIRVHQIDSVVAMLRQKLQFQKRYWIDLSKLQVFVNDDHTRTFLSIEVITGGLAEIKRQIHAVNEVYRLHKLPEFYKDPRPHISLAWALGDSSDSLQRVVDEEMKRSNVGGSSQKCIFTSKFNGIECKIGKKTYKICKFQDE; from the exons ATGGAGGCCCTGAAAGCCTCGTACGGAGACGCAGCTTCCGACTCCGACGATCCAACTCCAGTCAACATCCGCTCCCCAATGCCTTTGCCCCCACCTCCTCTCTCACTCCTCAACCCTCCCACTTCCAATCCCCTTG GGACTCTGGATCGCCTGCAAACTGGTCAGGCCAGTAGAGTTAGGAGCTTTCCCCATGTAGATGGAAACTATGCCTTGCATGTGTACATCCCAG TTTACATACCATCTATACCAAAGAAGGAGCTGGCcttgtttttgaaaaagatcTCATTTCTTGTACCCGGTCTTCATGTGGTTGATGTTGATGTCCCACTTAACATTCTGTGCAAAGATGATCTCAAGCTTGAACAAGTTGCCCTAGGAAGAGAATTCCACATAAGTTTGGGAAGAACTGTCCCAATCCGGGTGCACCAGATTGACTCAGTGGTGGCAATGCTTCGGCAGAAGCTTCAGTTTCAGAAGCG GTATTGGATTGATTTAAGTAAGTTGCAAGTTTTTGTCAATGATGATCATACACGAACCTTTTTATCAATTGAAGTTATTACGGGAGGATTAGCTGAG ATAAAAAGGCAGATTCACGCTGTTAATGAGGTTTATAGGCTCCACAAGCTTCCCGAGTTCTATAAG GATCCACGACCCCATATATCCTTAGCTTGGGCATTGGGTGACAGCAGCGATTCCCTACAGAGAGTGGTTGACGAAGAAATGAAGAGATCTAATGTAGGGGGCTCATCACAGAAATGCATCTTTACAAGTAAATTCAATGGTATTGAGTGCAAGATTggtaaaaaaacatataaaatatgtaaatttcAAGATGAATAA